In the genome of Cellvibrio sp. KY-YJ-3, one region contains:
- a CDS encoding TolC family protein, protein MNKFSFALPLLVGALACTALAEGISLQDALSASLQHNPQLAGYQFRRAALAGEQTIAALRPEMRLHSELENVAGSGDFSGADGAELTLSFASVIELGDQRDARLGVVTARQQQLATEQRVAVLDLVAAVNYRFIALIAVQEQLQVQEQAQQLAQSLVTSLSKRVQAGRAPQEELLRARAAQAKAALEVSRARQQVQAEALKLSAYWADSTPDFTLAEGDLFALTNAAPLADWQTRLAQNPDLLLLAEETRLRAAELRKAEAEGQMTLGWSAGVRQLQATDDTALVAGISIPLTSGKRASGAISKARAEQDAAAFAADSAKVQLEARLNQTYSAHSQALTELHSLRDQILPLLQDANRATAAAFDQGRYSSLELALAQRELLEARAALIDAALRAHETRIELERLTASASAQSTQSGETTQ, encoded by the coding sequence ATGAACAAATTTTCGTTTGCGCTGCCTTTGTTGGTTGGCGCTTTGGCATGCACGGCACTCGCCGAAGGCATTAGTTTGCAAGATGCACTCAGCGCCAGCTTGCAACACAACCCGCAGTTGGCGGGCTATCAATTTCGCCGCGCCGCCCTGGCCGGTGAACAGACTATCGCCGCATTGCGACCGGAAATGCGTTTGCATTCGGAGCTAGAAAACGTCGCCGGTTCAGGCGATTTTTCCGGCGCCGATGGCGCCGAGCTGACGCTCTCGTTTGCTTCGGTAATCGAATTGGGCGATCAGCGCGATGCACGCCTCGGTGTCGTCACTGCACGCCAACAGCAATTGGCGACTGAGCAGCGGGTGGCGGTATTGGATCTGGTCGCTGCGGTGAATTACCGTTTTATCGCCCTGATTGCCGTGCAGGAACAGCTGCAAGTACAAGAGCAGGCGCAGCAACTTGCCCAGTCATTAGTGACTAGCTTAAGTAAACGCGTCCAAGCCGGTCGTGCACCACAGGAGGAGTTATTGCGCGCGCGCGCCGCCCAGGCCAAGGCCGCATTGGAGGTCAGTAGAGCCCGCCAGCAAGTACAGGCCGAGGCACTAAAACTCAGCGCTTACTGGGCGGATAGCACGCCGGATTTCACCCTCGCCGAGGGTGATTTGTTTGCGCTTACTAACGCCGCACCCCTTGCCGATTGGCAAACTCGCCTCGCGCAAAACCCGGATTTGCTCTTGCTCGCCGAGGAAACCCGCCTGCGCGCCGCCGAGTTGCGCAAAGCGGAAGCCGAGGGGCAAATGACCTTGGGATGGAGTGCCGGAGTGCGGCAATTGCAGGCAACTGACGATACTGCACTGGTCGCTGGTATCAGTATTCCGCTCACCAGCGGCAAACGCGCGAGCGGAGCGATCAGTAAAGCGCGCGCCGAGCAAGATGCTGCCGCATTCGCAGCCGATAGCGCCAAAGTCCAACTGGAAGCCCGCTTAAATCAAACCTACAGCGCCCACAGCCAGGCACTCACCGAGCTGCACAGCTTGCGCGACCAAATCCTGCCGCTGCTACAAGACGCCAACCGCGCTACCGCCGCCGCTTTCGACCAGGGTCGCTACAGCTCACTCGAACTGGCACTCGCCCAGCGCGAATTGCTTGAAGCCCGCGCCGCCTTGATCGACGCCGCCCTGCGCGCCCATGAAACCCGCATTGAACTGGAGCGGCTCACCGCATCCGCCTCAGCTCAATCCACCCAATCAGGGGAGACAACCCAATGA
- a CDS encoding efflux RND transporter periplasmic adaptor subunit has product MNSFIKTLLLVASLGLSANLFASGDHDHGHDEHDEHHEEEPQKGAHNGRLLEDGDFVVELAIFEKDVPPEYRAWASVDGKSLKPSDWKLEVQLTRLGGQVNNFAFKPEQDFLRGQGVVEEPHSFDVKVTATYQNQQHQWTYPSYEGRVTMADEVAAASGLTTAIAGEGVLQERIKLYGTIVADPLRVSHIQARYPGLIRSVKPTIGARVKAGDVLATVESNESLREYPLLAPIDGVVVERHSNPGEFTADRVLFTLLDERVLELHLQAFPTDASKIKTGQTITISANGQQAQTTTTRTKVEYITPRHGETPTLEVHAPVDNSSNLWVPNQAVEGWVDIAQTPVPLMVDKRALQSFRDWQVVFIQIGDTYEIRPLELGRSDGQFTEVLGGLNVGDSYVVENSFLLKADLEKSGAAHDH; this is encoded by the coding sequence ATGAATAGCTTTATCAAAACCCTGTTATTAGTTGCGAGCCTCGGCTTGTCTGCAAACCTGTTTGCGTCGGGCGATCACGACCACGGCCATGATGAGCACGACGAACACCACGAAGAGGAGCCGCAAAAAGGCGCCCATAACGGCCGCTTGCTGGAAGATGGCGACTTTGTGGTCGAGCTGGCGATTTTTGAAAAAGATGTACCGCCCGAATACCGCGCCTGGGCGAGTGTGGATGGCAAATCCCTGAAGCCCAGCGACTGGAAGTTGGAAGTACAACTCACCCGCTTGGGTGGTCAAGTGAATAACTTTGCGTTCAAACCAGAACAGGATTTTTTGCGCGGCCAAGGTGTGGTGGAAGAACCCCACTCCTTTGATGTGAAAGTGACAGCCACCTACCAAAACCAACAGCACCAATGGACTTATCCCTCCTACGAAGGGCGCGTCACCATGGCCGACGAAGTCGCGGCGGCCTCGGGTTTAACCACGGCAATTGCGGGAGAGGGCGTGTTGCAGGAGCGCATCAAACTTTACGGCACCATAGTCGCCGACCCGCTGCGCGTGAGTCACATTCAAGCGCGTTACCCCGGTTTGATCCGCTCGGTAAAACCCACCATTGGCGCGCGCGTAAAAGCGGGCGATGTATTGGCGACAGTTGAATCCAACGAGAGCCTGCGCGAATACCCACTGCTGGCGCCGATTGATGGTGTGGTAGTCGAACGCCATTCCAATCCAGGTGAATTCACCGCTGATCGCGTGTTATTTACCTTGCTCGATGAGCGCGTTTTAGAACTGCATTTGCAGGCGTTCCCGACCGATGCCAGCAAAATCAAAACCGGCCAAACTATCACCATCAGCGCCAATGGCCAGCAAGCGCAGACCACAACTACCCGAACAAAAGTGGAATACATTACCCCGCGCCATGGCGAAACTCCCACGCTGGAAGTCCATGCGCCAGTCGATAACAGCAGCAATCTTTGGGTGCCCAATCAAGCGGTGGAAGGCTGGGTCGATATAGCCCAGACACCGGTGCCGCTGATGGTCGATAAGCGCGCGCTGCAATCCTTCCGCGATTGGCAGGTAGTGTTTATCCAGATAGGCGATACCTATGAAATTCGTCCGCTCGAACTGGGGCGCAGCGACGGCCAATTCACCGAAGTGCTTGGCGGTTTAAATGTTGGTGATAGCTACGTGGTGGAAAACTCCTTTTTGCTCAAGGCTGACCTGGAGAAATCCGGCGCCGCTCACGATCATTAA
- a CDS encoding GreA/GreB family elongation factor: MSTQYFNRLKKRLSDCARQHYLHLPWSMSLNAVELSTLFTTLEQSAAGMGAYTRRITIGHKVTVFDVQEKEIITLVLTNPRDSNPEKGFISCFSPLGRQLIGRRPGDVIDIKIFGRMAIFRVIRIEH, translated from the coding sequence TTGTCCACCCAATACTTCAATCGTTTGAAAAAACGGCTGAGCGATTGTGCTCGTCAACACTATTTGCATCTCCCTTGGAGTATGAGTTTAAACGCGGTCGAATTATCGACGCTGTTTACCACGCTGGAACAAAGTGCTGCGGGCATGGGCGCTTACACGCGGCGGATTACTATCGGGCATAAAGTCACAGTGTTTGATGTGCAGGAAAAAGAAATCATCACACTGGTGTTAACTAATCCACGGGACAGTAATCCTGAGAAGGGTTTTATCTCCTGTTTCTCACCTTTGGGGCGACAACTGATTGGCCGCAGGCCGGGTGATGTGATTGATATAAAAATATTCGGTCGAATGGCGATATTCCGCGTTATTCGTATTGAGCATTAA
- a CDS encoding cation-translocating P-type ATPase — MNPDDRQGLSHEQAAQRLQSEGPNQLPKANSRNLLRIFLDVLREPMFALLLGGGLIYWLLGDTTEALLLLVFASISVSITLVQESRSERVLESLRDLASPRALVIRSGERLTIAGTQVVRGDLLVVNEGDRVAADARLLSAQELLVDESLLTGESVAVGKIAQAPNTAVEAIADNQRLYAGTLVVRGTGIAEVTAIGFNTEMGHIGTALRSIDTEQAHLQQQLRWLVRDFALIGALAALVVVVLYGLLRDSWLEAILSGIAIGMSLLPEEFPLVMAVFMAMGAWRISQARVLTRRAASIETLGATTVLCTDKTGTLTQNRMTLMALVGASHNWYAAAQQPLDDSGKTLLDAALLACPLVPSDPMDVAVHRLAQSHAELTRLQGATLLRAYGLRPDLFATTNILQHPGDTNLHAYSKGALEAIAQLCHLSPEQLVPLTAQANELACEGMRVLAVAQAAVPAGELPESPRELQFRYLGLLAFADPLRESVPAAVAECQSAGIRVIMITGDYATTASAIALQAGLPPSEVLVGDQLEQLSDAELAERVNSVSIFARIRPQQKLRLVQSLKANGEIVAMTGDGVNDAPAIKAAHIGIAMGGRGTDVAREASSIVLLDDDFGSIVTTIRLGRRIYDNLRKAIEFIVAVHIPIAGLAILPLLMGLPMMLTPIHIAFLEMVIDPACSVVFEAEQEEEDVMNRPPRDPQTPLLVGERIGWAIIQGTVTLGLLAALLFGGASLNMPEDDLRALVFGALVLFNMGLILINRSFRASLISAFTRPNRSLWILLSAVSLTLAIAVGWPPAQQLFSFGSFHWNEFLVCIALGVVSLLVLEGVKLVWFRKKKVL; from the coding sequence ATGAACCCGGATGATCGCCAGGGACTAAGCCACGAACAGGCGGCGCAGCGCCTGCAAAGCGAAGGCCCCAACCAGCTACCCAAAGCCAATAGCCGCAACCTGCTGCGCATTTTTTTGGATGTGCTGCGCGAGCCTATGTTTGCGCTGCTGCTGGGCGGCGGGCTTATCTACTGGCTGCTGGGCGATACCACAGAGGCGCTGTTGCTGCTGGTATTTGCCTCGATTTCAGTGAGTATCACCCTCGTGCAGGAGTCGCGCAGCGAGCGGGTGCTGGAGAGTTTGCGCGACCTGGCCAGCCCGCGCGCGCTGGTGATTCGCAGCGGCGAGCGGTTGACCATCGCCGGCACCCAAGTAGTACGCGGCGATTTACTGGTGGTGAACGAGGGCGACAGGGTGGCGGCAGATGCGCGCCTGCTTAGCGCGCAAGAGCTGCTGGTGGATGAGTCGCTGCTGACCGGCGAATCGGTCGCGGTAGGTAAAATCGCCCAAGCCCCAAATACAGCGGTCGAGGCGATTGCCGACAACCAGCGCCTCTATGCCGGAACCCTGGTGGTGCGCGGCACGGGTATCGCGGAAGTCACCGCCATTGGCTTCAATACTGAAATGGGGCATATAGGCACGGCGCTGCGCAGTATCGACACCGAGCAAGCGCACCTGCAGCAGCAACTGCGCTGGTTAGTGCGCGACTTTGCCTTGATCGGCGCACTCGCCGCTCTGGTGGTGGTAGTGCTTTATGGCCTGCTGCGCGACTCCTGGCTGGAGGCGATTTTAAGCGGTATTGCGATTGGTATGTCGCTGCTGCCGGAGGAGTTCCCGCTGGTGATGGCGGTATTTATGGCGATGGGTGCCTGGCGCATATCACAAGCGCGGGTGCTGACCCGCCGCGCCGCGAGCATCGAAACCCTGGGTGCCACCACCGTGCTCTGCACCGACAAAACCGGCACCCTCACCCAAAACCGCATGACCCTGATGGCGCTGGTGGGCGCAAGCCACAACTGGTACGCCGCCGCGCAACAACCGCTGGACGATAGCGGCAAAACCCTGTTGGACGCCGCCTTGCTCGCCTGCCCGCTGGTGCCGAGCGACCCGATGGATGTGGCAGTACACCGGCTGGCGCAGAGCCACGCCGAACTGACCCGCTTACAAGGTGCCACCCTGCTGCGCGCCTATGGCTTGCGCCCGGATTTATTTGCCACCACCAATATCCTGCAGCACCCCGGCGACACCAACCTGCATGCCTATAGCAAGGGCGCACTGGAAGCTATCGCCCAACTCTGTCACTTAAGCCCCGAACAACTCGTGCCGCTGACCGCGCAAGCCAATGAACTGGCCTGCGAGGGAATGCGGGTATTGGCCGTCGCCCAAGCCGCTGTACCGGCGGGCGAGCTGCCCGAATCACCGCGCGAATTGCAGTTTCGCTACCTTGGGCTGCTGGCCTTTGCCGACCCGCTGCGCGAGTCAGTACCCGCTGCGGTGGCCGAATGCCAATCCGCCGGCATCCGGGTGATTATGATTACCGGCGACTACGCCACCACCGCCAGCGCCATCGCCCTGCAAGCCGGGTTGCCACCCAGCGAGGTCTTGGTGGGCGACCAGTTGGAGCAGCTGAGCGATGCGGAACTGGCCGAGCGGGTTAACAGCGTTTCGATTTTTGCGCGCATCCGCCCCCAGCAAAAATTGCGGCTGGTGCAAAGCCTGAAAGCCAACGGCGAGATCGTCGCCATGACTGGCGACGGCGTGAACGATGCGCCCGCCATTAAAGCCGCGCATATCGGCATCGCCATGGGCGGGCGCGGCACCGATGTCGCACGCGAAGCCTCCTCCATAGTGCTGCTGGATGACGACTTCGGATCCATAGTCACCACCATCCGCCTCGGTCGCCGCATTTACGACAACCTGCGCAAAGCCATCGAATTTATCGTGGCGGTGCACATCCCCATCGCCGGCCTCGCCATACTGCCGCTGCTGATGGGGCTGCCGATGATGCTCACGCCGATTCACATCGCCTTTCTGGAAATGGTGATAGACCCGGCCTGCTCGGTGGTATTTGAGGCCGAGCAGGAAGAGGAGGATGTAATGAACCGCCCACCGCGCGACCCGCAAACACCGCTGTTGGTGGGCGAGCGCATTGGCTGGGCGATAATCCAGGGCACTGTCACCCTGGGTTTACTCGCCGCACTCCTGTTCGGCGGCGCCAGCCTGAATATGCCGGAAGACGACCTGCGCGCCCTGGTATTTGGCGCACTGGTGCTGTTCAACATGGGCCTGATCCTCATCAACCGCAGCTTCCGCGCCTCCCTTATCAGCGCCTTTACCCGCCCCAATCGCTCGCTGTGGATTCTGCTCAGCGCCGTCAGCCTCACTCTCGCCATCGCCGTGGGCTGGCCGCCCGCACAACAATTGTTCAGTTTCGGCAGCTTCCACTGGAATGAGTTTTTGGTGTGTATCGCACTGGGTGTGGTGAGTTTGCTGGTGTTGGAGGGGGTTAAGCTGGTGTGGTTTAGAAAAAAGAAAGTGCTATAA
- a CDS encoding potassium channel family protein, translated as MLLSILLILLLVVICVLIHFEALNLLTNAIPKIKASPRLSILLGILGCFGAHLLEITIFAGGFYFFIHQEDLGSLLGGDIQGHGLFGTPSTGFVDSLYFSLTCYTSLGFGDLAPTGWLRFLAGIEALTGLLLIAWTASFMYLEMQKHWKVK; from the coding sequence ATGTTGCTCTCGATTCTATTGATACTGCTATTAGTGGTGATTTGTGTGCTTATTCATTTTGAAGCGCTGAATTTATTAACCAATGCAATTCCCAAAATAAAAGCGTCGCCACGCCTGAGTATTTTGCTCGGTATTTTGGGTTGTTTTGGTGCGCACTTATTGGAAATTACCATTTTTGCGGGTGGCTTTTATTTTTTTATTCATCAGGAAGACCTCGGCAGTTTGCTGGGCGGTGATATTCAAGGCCACGGCTTGTTTGGTACACCCAGCACCGGGTTTGTTGATAGCCTGTATTTTTCGCTCACCTGTTACACATCGCTGGGTTTTGGCGATTTGGCGCCCACCGGCTGGCTGCGTTTTTTAGCCGGTATTGAAGCCTTAACCGGTTTGTTGCTGATTGCCTGGACTGCCTCGTTTATGTATTTGGAAATGCAAAAACATTGGAAAGTGAAGTAG